One window of the Candidatus Zixiibacteriota bacterium genome contains the following:
- a CDS encoding Aldo/keto reductase gives MRKRKLGKSDLEVSAIGFGCMGMSHGYGPAKDRKEMIALIRSAVERGVTFFDTAEAYGPFINEELVGEALGPYRDEVVIATKFGFKFGPKGEQVGLDSRPEHIREVAEASLKRLKIDAIDLFYQHRVDLEVPIEDVAGTVKDLIKEGKVRHFGLSEAGTKTIRRAHAIQPVTALQNEYSLWWRNPEEEILPLLEELGIGLVPFSPLGRGFLTGKIDETTAFXKSDFRNNLPRFTPEARRENQVFVEFLRRTAKLKKATPAQIALAWLMARKPWIVPIPGTTKPSRLEENLGAAEINLSSDDLREIDDAASKIEVQGNRYPENLEKMVGR, from the coding sequence ATGCGGAAGCGAAAACTCGGCAAAAGCGATCTGGAGGTTTCGGCTATAGGGTTTGGCTGCATGGGAATGAGCCATGGTTACGGCCCGGCTAAAGACCGGAAGGAGATGATCGCCCTTATCCGGTCGGCGGTAGAACGCGGCGTGACATTTTTCGATACCGCCGAGGCCTATGGGCCGTTTATAAACGAGGAACTGGTCGGCGAGGCCCTCGGACCTTATCGTGATGAGGTAGTCATAGCGACCAAGTTCGGTTTCAAATTCGGCCCTAAAGGTGAGCAGGTCGGCCTGGACAGCCGTCCGGAGCATATCAGAGAAGTCGCCGAGGCATCGCTTAAACGACTCAAAATCGACGCCATAGATCTGTTTTATCAGCACCGCGTTGACCTTGAAGTGCCGATTGAAGACGTGGCCGGGACGGTAAAGGATCTTATAAAGGAAGGGAAGGTAAGGCATTTTGGTCTCTCGGAGGCGGGGACCAAGACGATTCGCCGGGCACATGCGATCCAGCCGGTAACGGCGCTTCAGAACGAATACTCTCTGTGGTGGAGAAATCCCGAAGAGGAAATTCTTCCGCTTCTTGAGGAACTGGGTATCGGGCTTGTTCCCTTCAGCCCTTTGGGCCGGGGTTTTCTCACGGGGAAAATAGATGAAACCACCGCCTTTGANAAAAGCGATTTTCGCAACAACCTCCCGCGCTTCACGCCCGAGGCGAGGAGAGAGAATCAGGTTTTCGTCGAATTCCTTCGCAGAACTGCGAAACTGAAAAAGGCCACCCCGGCTCAGATAGCGCTGGCATGGCTGATGGCCCGGAAACCGTGGATTGTCCCTATTCCCGGAACGACAAAGCCGAGCCGTCTGGAGGAAAATCTCGGAGCGGCGGAAATTAATCTTTCTAGCGATGACCTGCGCGAGATCGATGATGCCGCCTCAAAGATTGAGGTTCAGGGAAACAGATATCCTGAAAATCTGGAAAAAATGGTCGGCCGCTGA
- a CDS encoding exported hypothetical protein (Evidence 5 : Unknown function), producing MKMAWCIILTAVFIFLIIVGSAGGAGKSEAQEWPFKLEKVWEITKIGDNQLLRPAEPRVADDGTLYFRDFERKQSYIIDSAGKLITAFAAQGDNPGDVPFYINCFPAGDYAAVCAPDKIYFYSSKGQFVKAAANNLFVRFPLAFKNENEFWVAPGALGDAPGGIAALTHVNLQSGKESVIREFALSDEEKRPSQGVVIVGLTPQLKLGLDRATGSIYFGKNSDSKVYRLNGDAGTIDSFSFTGTRQPISEEDKKNHFARSKVPAEQAALMIAALPNQMTYYNRLQVVNGLIYLFSSDNFGGEQTGQIINIYSPEGRHLYYGRVAVENGWHIFSNPDNLQLSDGYIYAVLENGSGDKKLVKYKLALP from the coding sequence ATGAAAATGGCTTGGTGTATTATTTTAACCGCAGTATTTATTTTTTTGATCATCGTCGGCAGTGCCGGAGGAGCCGGCAAATCTGAAGCGCAAGAATGGCCCTTCAAGTTGGAAAAGGTCTGGGAAATCACAAAAATAGGTGATAATCAATTGTTGCGTCCGGCCGAGCCGCGGGTCGCCGATGACGGAACTCTATACTTCCGAGATTTCGAAAGAAAACAAAGTTATATTATCGACAGCGCCGGCAAACTTATCACCGCTTTTGCTGCGCAGGGTGATAATCCCGGCGACGTCCCGTTCTATATCAATTGCTTTCCCGCTGGTGATTATGCGGCCGTTTGTGCCCCCGACAAAATCTATTTCTATTCAAGTAAGGGGCAGTTTGTCAAGGCCGCGGCAAATAATCTTTTCGTACGTTTTCCGCTGGCATTCAAAAACGAAAACGAATTCTGGGTGGCTCCCGGGGCGCTGGGAGACGCTCCCGGAGGGATCGCCGCCCTGACTCATGTCAACCTGCAATCCGGCAAGGAATCGGTGATCCGTGAATTCGCCCTGTCTGACGAGGAGAAGAGGCCGTCACAAGGAGTCGTCATTGTGGGATTGACGCCTCAATTGAAGTTGGGTTTGGATCGTGCAACAGGCAGTATCTATTTTGGCAAGAACAGCGATTCGAAAGTCTATCGTTTGAATGGCGACGCGGGCACGATTGATTCATTTTCATTCACCGGAACACGACAGCCGATAAGTGAGGAGGATAAGAAAAATCATTTCGCCCGGTCAAAGGTCCCCGCGGAACAGGCCGCGTTGATGATCGCGGCGCTTCCGAATCAAATGACCTATTACAATCGGCTCCAGGTGGTAAATGGTCTTATCTATCTCTTCAGTTCGGACAATTTCGGAGGTGAACAGACCGGGCAAATTATCAATATTTACTCCCCGGAGGGCCGCCACTTATACTATGGCCGCGTTGCCGTAGAGAATGGCTGGCATATTTTTTCCAATCCTGACAATCTGCAATTATCCGATGGATATATTTACGCGGTTCTGGAGAATGGATCAGGGGATAAAAAATTGGTGAAGTACAAATTGGCGCTCCCTTGA
- a CDS encoding putative RDD domain containing protein (Evidence 3 : Putative function from multiple computational evidences) — MVSESDTHYAGLWRRFLALTTDIIALSLFFFPVTRIVKGVWIMGRDNHLWGYGWLITDPLCLIFLGVIAIYFIILEGIFGATFGKWLLGLRVTKIGGGRPGLGRSAVRNLLRIVDALPALNILGVILILTSSEKARFGDRAAGTRVIIYR, encoded by the coding sequence ATGGTTTCTGAATCCGACACCCACTATGCCGGTCTTTGGAGACGCTTCCTGGCGCTAACCACCGATATTATCGCGTTGAGTCTGTTCTTTTTTCCGGTTACGAGGATCGTCAAGGGTGTTTGGATCATGGGCCGGGATAATCATCTTTGGGGCTATGGATGGCTTATCACGGATCCTCTATGCCTGATTTTTTTGGGTGTTATCGCCATCTATTTCATCATTTTGGAAGGTATTTTCGGCGCCACCTTCGGCAAATGGCTATTGGGTCTGCGCGTGACAAAAATAGGCGGCGGCCGGCCGGGATTGGGCCGATCCGCCGTCAGAAATTTGCTTCGGATTGTCGACGCGCTTCCGGCGCTGAACATACTTGGAGTCATTTTGATTCTGACATCTTCTGAAAAGGCCCGTTTTGGGGATCGCGCGGCCGGGACCAGGGTGATAATTTATCGTTGA